The genome window CGTCCGCACTGGGCCGCCAGCGCCGGATGGGAAATTCCAACAAACGCGAGCGCAATCGAAAATTTGAGGACAGTCCGCATAGTCTGTTTCCTTTTGTCTAAATTTCTGAACTCGCTTCCGTCGTGGCCTCAGGCGCGGCCGCCGCAGCGCTCCACCTCTTTCGCATCTCCTCCCGCTTCAGCGAGAGCTTACCTCGATTGGCCCGTTCTGCGCCACCGTCCTTGCCGCGTCCACATGAGGCCCTACATGGCGCGACGTAAGCTCGGCGTTGAACTTCCGATCGGCGCCGTTCTAATCGAGCGACGCTTGCGTTATGAGGTTATTGAAGCGCACATTTGACGCGCCTCGAACTTGACCAAGTCGGAGTTTCGCCCAGGATCATTGACGCACGCCCTCAGTCAGCTAGCATCGAACATTCGTGCAGACCTCATGCGTTCCCGGATGATCGTCGCTGCAGCCATGAGCGCAGGAGCGGAGCCGGTGAGTGGGGATAGGATTTTGCAAGAAATTCTCGAAAGCGATTGGACGCTCGCCGCCCTGAAACGCCGCGAAGATGCGCGGCGAAGCAGCGAGCGCGGCTCTTCCCGAGTCGATGGCGACATCGCCGAAACGCGCCGCGCTCACGACGGTTTCGCCAATAATTGGGTTGCTGAAGCCTTCAGGCGCCGGCAAGAGGAAGAGCGCGCAAAAGCGGCCAGGCATCAATCCCTCAGCGCGCATACGGCAAGCAAGGAAGTTCCTGTCGACAACTGGCTCATCGAAGGCTTCAAGCGTCACCAGCAAGAAGAACGGCGACGCGAAACGATCGCCAGACCGGATGAAGCGGAAGCGGCTGCAGTTAGCGACGACCATTCCATTTCAGATCTGGTCTCGTCATCGTCGGAGGGCGGCGTTGCGGAGCGCGTCAGGCCGTCCGAGGATCTTGGCTCCGCCGACCAACCCCCGGCGGGCGCCAATGTTGAAGCTCCAGCAACAGCCCTTGCGCCTCTTGTAAGCCGCGACGACGGAGCGGTTCTCGACAAGCCGCCGCGCCGCGCCGGCCGGATCATCATGATCGCCGGTCTGGTCGTCGTTGGCGGTTTGGTTTCCGTCATTGCCGTCAAATCATTGCTCTTTGGCTCTGGAGGCTCGACCAAGAGCCCAGGCCCGCCCAGAGCTTCGCCGCCGACAAGACAGGAAAAGCTCAACCGCAGCCAGGGCGCATCGCCAAAGGCGGAGAGGTTGGGCGCCCCGGCGGCAAAGCCGATGGAGCATGGGAGCGCGCCGAAAAGCGACGCGCCGCCACATCCGAGCGGCGCCGCGCCGGCGGCGCCGAGCGACGCCGCAACCGTTGCTGCGCCTCCGGCCGAAACGCGAGAAAGCTCGAAACCCGATCCTGTCGCGCCGGGCGGCGAGCAGGGAAGCAAAGCGCGCTCTCCATCCCAAGAGCATGAGCAGGGAGACAAGGCGCTCCCTGGACATGAGGCTGCGCCAGCGGCGACTCAGCCGGCGCCGGCGCCGCGCGCCGCCACGGAAGCCGCCTCGCCTGCACAGCCGGACAAGAATCCAAATGCGGAGCCTACGGCTGTGGCGCCGGAAAGATCGCGTGAGCCGATCAAGCCCGACCCGAAGCAGAACGCCTCTGAGTCAAAGCGCGGAGCCGCCAATTCCGGCGGAGACGCCAAACCCAGGCATCAGGCCAAGGACAGGAACGCCAGCCATCAAGCCGCTCGAAAGACCGACGGCCTCTCCACCTTTCTGAAGCGCACCGCAAATTCGGTTCGCAAGTTTTTCGGACGGCTTGGGGAGAGGCAGTAACGATCGCGGTTGAACCATGCAGCGGCCCGCAATGGACGTCGCTTGCGGCGCCGCAACGCCCTTGGCGCAATCTGTCAGCGTCCAGTCGCCGCATGCGCGCGCCGCGTCAAACGCGCGAACGCCGTGGCGCACGAACTGCCCGACCATCGCCATTGAATCATCCACGCGAGAGAAGCTCGCGCGCCGCTTTGAAAGAGGCGGCGCGAAGATGGCCGACGTTCGCGCTTGGCTGAAGGATGTGGACCAGCCGCGCGATGAGGCCCATTTGAAGAGCGCGTGACCGACAGCCCGGTCGGTTTTCTGCTTTCAACCGCGAGCATTTCCGTGAGAACGATCATCGAGCCGTTTCGCATCAAGATGACCGAGGCGCTGCCCATCACCACGCGCAGCGAGCGCGAAGTCCTTCTTGCAAGAGCGTTCAACAATGTCTTCCTTCTCGACGCCGACCACGTCACCATCGACCTGCTGACCGACAGCGGCACGGGCGCCATGTCCGACCGCCAATGGGCGGCTCTCATGCTCGGCGACGAAAGCTACGCCGGCAGTCGCTCCTGGCGGCGCTTCGAGCGAACCGTGCGCGAGATTACCGGCTTCAAACACATTTTCCCGACGCATCAGGGGCGCGCCGCCGAGCGCATTCTGGCTGCGACGCGTTTGCAAAAAGGGAACATCGTTCCCAACAACGGTCACTTCGATACGACGCGGGCGAACATCGAATATGTCGGCGCCGTCGCGACGGACTTGCCGTCGACCGAAGCGCGCGAACTGCATTCTGAGAAGCTGTTCAAGGGAAATATGGACCTCGCGCGACTCGAACAATTGATCGAGTCCGAAGGCGCCGGAAATATTCCTTTCTGCATGCTCACGGTGACCAACAACACCGGCGGAGGCCAACCGGTGTCCATGGAGAACGTCCGGAGCGTCAAGCAAATCTTGGAAAGGCGCAACATTCCGCTGATGATCGACGCATGCCGCTTTGCGGAAAACGCATTCTTCATCAAAGAACGCGAGCAGGGCTTCGCCGATCGGAGCCTGCTGGAAATTGCTCGGGAAATGTTTTCATTCGCCGATGGGGCGACGATGAGCGCAAAGAAGGACGGGCTCGCAAATATCGGAGGATTTCTCGCCTGCAACAATGATTCTTGGGCCGATGACTTTCGCAACCTGCTCATCCTGACGGAAGGATTTCCGACATATGGCGGTCTCGCCGGCCGTGATCTGGAGGCGATCTCCGTCGGCTTGTTGGAGGCGTTGGAATATGACTATCAGCGCTATCGGCATGCGACCGTCGAATATGTGGCGTCGGCGCTGATCTCGCGCGACATACCGATCGTGCGTCCCGCCGGCGGCCACGCCATATTCATCGACGCGGCCGCGCTTTGCCCGCATTTGCGAGCCAGCGACTATCCCGGCATCGGGCTCGTCAACGCGCTTTACCTCGAAGGCGGCGTTCGCGCCGTCGAGCTCGGCAGCGTCATGTTCGGAAAGCCCGCGCCAGAGGGGGGAAAGGAAATTGCAGCGCCGCACGAATTGGTGCGGCTGGCGTTCCCTCGCCGGGTCTATACGCAGAGCCATTTCGACTATCTGATCGAGGTGCTGGACGCCATCGGCCGTCGGCGCGAGTCAATCGAAGCCTACCGGATCACTGAACAGGCGCCATTTCTGCGGCACTTCACCGCCCATTACGAACGCGCCGGCTGAACCGCGAGCGCTGCGGCGGCGGCGAGGGTTACGTGAGGGCGGCGCGACTCGCGTCAGGCGGTCGACGAAGGGCCGCCCTGAGCGGCCTGAAACTGTGTGA of Methylocystis sp. SC2 contains these proteins:
- a CDS encoding tryptophanase, which gives rise to MTDSPVGFLLSTASISVRTIIEPFRIKMTEALPITTRSEREVLLARAFNNVFLLDADHVTIDLLTDSGTGAMSDRQWAALMLGDESYAGSRSWRRFERTVREITGFKHIFPTHQGRAAERILAATRLQKGNIVPNNGHFDTTRANIEYVGAVATDLPSTEARELHSEKLFKGNMDLARLEQLIESEGAGNIPFCMLTVTNNTGGGQPVSMENVRSVKQILERRNIPLMIDACRFAENAFFIKEREQGFADRSLLEIAREMFSFADGATMSAKKDGLANIGGFLACNNDSWADDFRNLLILTEGFPTYGGLAGRDLEAISVGLLEALEYDYQRYRHATVEYVASALISRDIPIVRPAGGHAIFIDAAALCPHLRASDYPGIGLVNALYLEGGVRAVELGSVMFGKPAPEGGKEIAAPHELVRLAFPRRVYTQSHFDYLIEVLDAIGRRRESIEAYRITEQAPFLRHFTAHYERAG